In Streptomyces sp. 71268, the DNA window CACCTGGAGGTCACCCCCGAACTGCTCGACGACTGGCTCGCCGAACCCTCCTTCGCCGTCGAGGCGGCGGCCGCCCTCGGCCCGGACGCCCTGGACCGGCTGCGCCGCGACGCCCGCGCCGTGGCGCCGGCCCTGCGCCCGCTGGCCGAGCGGAGCCTGGCGCACCTGGTCGGCCTGTTCGAGGCCCGCGCCGCCGGCTGACCTCGACGGGGCGCCCCTCCTTCGGCGGACCGCCACGCCCCCGTACGGCCCCGGCCGGCGTCGGTGGGGCTGCGCGCGGGCCCGCCCGGGCACAGACTCGAACCGTGTCCGAGCAGCTCCGCCCCGTCAGCGAGCGCGGCCTCCGTGGTGCGCCGCCGCGCCGCCTGCTGGCCCCGCTTGCCGTGCTGGCGGCCGTGGTGACCGCCTTCGCGGGGGTGGCCACGGTCGATCCGTACGAGCCGGGGCACTACCCCGCCTGCCCGATGCTCCAGTACACCGGCGTGCTCTGCCCGGGCTGCGGCGGCCTGCGCAGCGCCCACTCCGTCGCCCACGGAGACTTCGCGGCGGCGCTCGGCGCCAACGCGCTCGCGGTGGCCGGGTACGTCGCCTTCGCCACCCTGTGGACCTGCTGGTTCGTCCGCCGCGCGGCCCGGCACCGGACGGACGGGCCGGGACGCGGCGCCCGGCGCGCGCCCGGCGGGGACGGGCGCGGGGCCGCAGGCCCCCGTGGCGTGCGGTACCTGGGGTGGGTGGTGGGGCTCGCGGTGCTCGCGTTCACTCTCGTCCGCAACCTGCCATTCGGGACGTCGTTGGCCCCCTGACGCCCGTCCCGGGCCCGCCGGAGCGTCCGGATGGTGGCGCTGTCGTCAACCGGATGCGCGACCTCCCTCGCTCGGCAGATACCATCGCCCATGTCTGGTGATGCGATCGTCCGCCGCACCGGCGCCGACCACCAAGCTCCATCGGAAGGGGGCCGCTCGCGTGAGTGTGCTCGATGAGATCATCGACGGAGTCCGTGCCGACCTCGCCGAACGGCAGGCGCGAGTCAGCCTCGACGAGCTCAAGGAGCGCGCCGCGAAGGCACCGCAGGCCAAGGACGGCGTGGCCGCGCTCAAGGGCGACAGCGTCAAGGTCATCTGCGAGGTGAAGCGCTCCAGCCCCTCCAAGGGCGCGCTCGCCGCCATCGCGGACCCGGCCGGCCTCGCCGCCGACTACGAGGCGGGCGGCGCGGCGCTGATCAGCGTGCTGACCGAGCAGCGGCGCTTCGGCGGCTCGCTGGCCGACCTGGAGGCCGTGCGGGCCCGGGTGGACATCCCCGTGCTGCGCAAGGACTTCATCGTCACCTCGTACCAGTTGTGGGAGGCGCGGGCGTACGGCGCCGACGTCGTCCTGCTGATCGTCGCCGCCCTCGACCAGGAGGCGCTGGTCTCGCTGATCGAGCGCGCCCAGTCGATCGGGCTCACCCCGCTCGTGGAGGTGCACGACGAGGACGAGGTCGAGCGGGCCGTGGACGCCGGCGCGAAGATCATCGGTGTCAACGCGCGGGACCTGAAGACGCTTGAGGTGGACCGGGGCAACTTCGCCCGGATCGCCCCCGAGATCCCCT includes these proteins:
- a CDS encoding DUF2752 domain-containing protein yields the protein MSEQLRPVSERGLRGAPPRRLLAPLAVLAAVVTAFAGVATVDPYEPGHYPACPMLQYTGVLCPGCGGLRSAHSVAHGDFAAALGANALAVAGYVAFATLWTCWFVRRAARHRTDGPGRGARRAPGGDGRGAAGPRGVRYLGWVVGLAVLAFTLVRNLPFGTSLAP
- the trpC gene encoding indole-3-glycerol phosphate synthase TrpC; amino-acid sequence: MSVLDEIIDGVRADLAERQARVSLDELKERAAKAPQAKDGVAALKGDSVKVICEVKRSSPSKGALAAIADPAGLAADYEAGGAALISVLTEQRRFGGSLADLEAVRARVDIPVLRKDFIVTSYQLWEARAYGADVVLLIVAALDQEALVSLIERAQSIGLTPLVEVHDEDEVERAVDAGAKIIGVNARDLKTLEVDRGNFARIAPEIPSHIVKIAESGVRGPHDLIAYANEGADAVLVGESLVTGRDPKTAVADLVAAGAHPALRHGRS